The Magnolia sinica isolate HGM2019 chromosome 9, MsV1, whole genome shotgun sequence sequence GAAGAACGGTGATGGCTACCGACCAAAGGTTTGTTTGGCTCACATGGGGGGTGTCTAAATCATATATTCTTTCGTACGGTCAATACGACGGTCTTCACCACTGtatgaggaaaaataaaaaataaaaacaaaaacaaatgtcAGCTTCGCTCCAGACTGCTGTGGCCCTGGTAAGTTtccaacggtaggtattcaatctccatagtgtgatccacttgagccttggatcttctttatttttgggcttgtggTGTAAAATGgcgtggaaaaatggatggacgttgtggataaaaTCCGTACCCTATCCGTGTCGAAGATGATTCGGGTCCATATTTCCCTGCGTGGTTTCGGTGGATCATGTATTCCTCACTGTAGGACCCATATCAACGTATGGGTCTTATATctatgcggtccatccatttctctagcttattttaggacatgagaccaaaaatatagcagatccaaatctcactttgaccacaccacaagaaaaagtggtgattgaattacCATCATTAAAAGTTACTTGGGgaccattggaatgtttattcgccatctaacctgttgataaggtcacaaaaacctggatgaagtgaccgtagaaatctcagcttgatacaaaactttcatcgccccaacaagtttttaatagctaacatcactgttttctatggtgtggtcgacctgagatttggatctactgttTTTGTGCTCTTAGGCTCTAAAATGATtcggagaaatagatggacggcatggatgtaagacaAATGCTTCAGCCtagccccacaatcagggatccaTCGAAACGGCGTCTTGTTTAAGTGGTTTGATCCAGGGGAGGTGATTTCCATCGATGGGACATATGAATGGGCAGCTTTAGTCTTGCACGATTCTTTCATGCCATGTTTTGTGTGTAGCATGACTCCTATGATAGTGTAGTTTACCACCATTCCAGAGATGTCCGTTCCTCTACCACACTAGGCATGTCATGCAGTTTATCAAATTGTAGATTGACCATAAATCCAAAATTAATCTGATCTTACCACCTGATTTTGTGCTTAGAATTTTGACAACTCAACATTTTGATTTTACCGATCCATATGATAACTAtctattggatggttaggatttcttggtCAGTGTTATTTTTTAGataactctccaaatggatggacggtgtggatataatacatacatcatgatgaggcccatatagATCAATTAGCTTAAGCCGTAAGCAGCTAATCCGCCGTCCAAAATAATGTGATTTCAAAACACATCAAAGAACTTTTCATACCCAGAATATCTGAAccgtgatttttttaattttttaatttttttttttgtttttttcaataaTACGTTAATCAAATGAAgttaaaatcagactgatccacttATTGAGTAAGACAAAAATTGAAAATAGTGGACAGCCAATGGTAGAATTTAGGGTATTGATATGGCATATCTAAGGACTGAATTATTCTGATTTTTGTGATTACGTAATTAGCATGTCGAGTCCCACATTTTTTACGGTTTGGATATTCTAGAATTATGATAGGTTGTGTGGAAAATGTAGCTGTTTGGAACTTCTGATCTATCCATTGTATCCAATCATTCATACCTACCACATGTAATTCAGCTAGTCGCACGGTTGTAAATTTAAGAGATGAACCCCGGCAAGGTTGTCAGTGGGTCACACTTATGTGACATCTTCTAAGATAATTTATTAGTTACGACCACTCTATATATACTGGTTATATAATCCTCTCGTCAAGTGGGCCAAAATAAAGTTatgaaaatggacggttggaaaagTCTCAGCTAGTTTTTATTTGTCATATGCATTTAGCACATCAGATGATAGGACCATCTTAGATTTCGGGACATGTACTTATTTTTTAAATCCCCAGTCGGTACATATTGCACATGTGTGATACTTTGGCACGTGTGCATCGATTAATATCATCGATCTATTTTCTGCAAATTGGTTGTCTGGGAGCGTATTAGACGGATGAGCTTTGCTTGTTCAAAGGCATTCGAGCCGTACATGAGGTGGCCCCACCACGTGGATGATCTGACAAAATTAGGTGTTCACGTGTTGTAGGATCCTTGTGGTTTGCCCATATAGACGAGGTTTATCGTACGGACGAGCTTTACTTCATTGGAATCATCTACATCACCTATTCTACCCAGCTGGGTAAGAtccaagctctatgggccccaccatatttatatgtaaatccactccttCTATCAGGTAGAAACCCTTATCTGAACCGTACATTAATCAAGATCAACCTAACAAAGTACTCCTATGGGCCACAAAAATGGGAAAGATGTAAATTTGGTCCTAAAACCTTTAAGTTCTcgcggtatggcccacctgagttttggataagctgatttttttaatctTCACTTTATCTTAAtcagttacacctgattaacgggtttgatgaaagatacaccccAAGCTGACCCACACAAACCAAGGGTTGGCATCCAATAGTCATGTTCcccttggcatggcccaccttggttgTTGATCCAGATTATTTGTCTCCAAGGCCCAGAATCGGATAAAgaacctgatgaatggagtggatcttaaAATACAATTGATTGGACTCACATAGCTAGTGTGTTATAGGGCACCAGAGGGAAAAACAGGGATGGCCACCGGCCATAGTTTTGTCTGGCTCGtatgaagtttttttttataaaaaaaataggaACAAAAACAAATGTCAGCTTTGTACGAGAGTGCTGTGTCCCTGATAAGTTTCCAgcggtaggtattcaatctccactgtatgatccacttgagccttggatcttctttatttttgggcctGTGGTGTAAAAAAGCgcggaaaaatggatagacgctGCGGATAAAACCTGTACCCTATCCGAAGATGATTCGGGTCCATATTTTCCGGCGCGGTTTCGGTGGATCATGTATTCCTCACTGTAGGGCCCATGTTAACGTATGGTTcttatatccatgcagtccatccatttctctagcttattttaggacatgagatcaaAAATGTAGCAGATCCAAATGTCATTTTGACCACACctcaagaaaaagtggtgattgaattacCATCATTAAAAATTACTTGGGGagcattggaatgtttatttgccatctaacctgtggataaggtcacaaaaacctgaatgAAGTGACCacagaaatctcagcttgatacaaaacttctgtcgtccccaggaagtttttaatagctaacattactgttttctgtggtgtggtcgacctgagatttggatgcgcTGTTTTTGTGCTCTTaggctctaaaatgatccggtgaaatagatggacggcatggatgtaagacaAACGCATCAACctagccccacagtcagggatccatcgAAACCGCGTCCTATTTAAGTGGGTTGATCCAAGGGAGGTGATTTCCATCGATGGGACATATGAATGGGCAGCTTTAGCCTTGCACGATTCTTTCATGCCAATGTCGTGGGTGTAGCGTGGCTCCTatgatagtttaccaccattcCAGAGATGTACTTTCCTCTTCCACACTAGGCATGTCATGGATACACTTAGAATCCAGACGTTTGGTTTATCAAATTGTAGAACGACCAAAAACCCAAAATTAATCTGATCTTACCACCTGATTTTGTGCTTAGAATTTTGACAACTCAACATTTTGATTTTACCGATGCATATGATAACTAtctattggatggttaggatttcttggtTTATTTTTTAGATAACTCTCCATCCACAGACTACCCCTCGATTTGGATGGCCTTGATAGCCGTACGCTTGCGCCACATAGGAGGATGAGTGACCACCATATTCGTGGTGATTATCAACTATCACGAGAATCTGACGAGGAGACTGGTCATGGAAGAAAGGTGACGCGGTTTGGCGGGTGACCACCGGCCAGCTCGCTGGTttcaaagctatgtgggccccaccatgatgtgtgtgttttatccacaccgtccatccgttttccagctcaatttaggttataattcaaaatttgaatcatatccaatgatcaagtggaccactccatagAGAACAGTAGATATTGAACgcgtaccattgaaaacttcttgggagccactgaagttttggatcgatcttatatttgcgttttcccttcatccaggtctgtatgaccttatgaacaggtttggatgaccaaaaaaaaatcacttttgggtcctagtaaggtttcaacggtggacatcgttacccccattgttttctgtggcgtggtccacttgatctttacatATTCCTCAACTTTCGAATCattcctaaaataatctgaaaaagatggatggacggcatggataaaacatctTCATCATTGccgggcccacagagctttgacatcagctagctggctatgtttgggtcaccagccaaaccgcgtcccaccTTTTCCTATAAAAGGGGACCATTCCTCTCCTTTGTTAtcatacgagagagagagagagagagagagagagagaatatggaGAAGGGTTTTGTGGTGGTGATGGTAATGATATTAGGTTTCATTTCGGTGGTGACTGCAGTTTCAGGAACTGCCCGTTACTATGATCCTCCTTATACTCGTGAGTACGAATCTCTATATGGTGTgtggcggacgcggattgcgtccgggcagagctatgtggggcccaacgtgatgtaagtgttttatccacgccgttaatcgtttttcgcagatcattttaagttatggacCAGAACATGAGCAGGTAAagggattaaatggaccacaaagtagggatttaacttctaccattaaaaactttttagagctggagaagtttcggatcaatctgatatttgttttttcacttcatccacgttcatgtgaccttattaataggttggatggtaaaaaaacatcacggtggcccttagaaagctttcaacggtgggtgtcattatcagtgcagcttccattggtgtggtccactggagctgtagaCCTGCCTCAAATTTTTGGGGtatcattttaaaatgattttagaaaaatgacgaacggagtggataaaacactgacatcacggtgggccacacatagtgctacccggacggattaccgtccgggcggcgCAGGGCTCTGtggcgcccaccgtgatgtaagtgttttatccacgccgttgaaTGTTTTTTTGCAGATAATTTTAATATGCCAATTggaaaatgaggcaggtccaaggcttaagttgaccacaccaaaggaacctaCACTGATGATGAcagctaccgttgaaacctttctaaaagccgatgtatttttatttttattttttaccatacaacctattcatagggtcatatagacgtggatgaagtgaaaacacaaatctcagcttcatccaaaacttctccggctcccaagaagtttttaatggtagatgttcaatctccactttgtggtccGTTTAAGCATtggacctgtctcatttttttgattcgcatattaaaattatctgctaaaaacgttgaacggtgtggataaaacaatacatcaaggtgggccccacagagccccgccAGGACGGATTACTGTCTGGGCCGCGTCCGGGTAGGACCGTGTGTggcctggaagcggattggctggtgtaccacacgccaccGATCTGGCTGTGTgctgacgtcactaagttatatgggtcccataatgaggtttgtgttatatcccaaccgtccttctATTTTGAGAGCTCTTCATAACGCTTGacacaaaaaaataagacagatccaaagatcaagtggaccacacggcgaAAAGAAGTGAGGGATTGAAAGTCTaatattgaaacccttttgggggtaacagaagttttggatcattataatattaggtctgtgtgaccttatgaacagattggatggaaaataaacgttatggtgggccttacattcattgtCCCACTcctttttgtggtgtgatccatttaagctttggatgtgaattatttttgggatgatgctctaaaatgatatcttagaatggatgaacggtgtggatataataaatacatcattttggggggccatgtaactttgatctcctttgaaccgtttataCGACTCGGAAATCGAAGGGCGGCAGCGCTCATCTTcgcgcacgacacgtacccacaccagccagatcggtggtgtgtggtacattaGCCAAACTGCTTCCGTATTCTGCTGGGGCATGCGATATTTCATCAGGCCCACTGCATTCTAATACTAGTTAGATATCTCCATCTGATGTGTGCTGACCTCCTTAAATTTGCAATGGACAGCGTCAGCATGCTACGGCTTTGAAGACCAAGGCGTGTTAATCGCTGGGGCGACTGATGTTATCTATGATAACGGAGCCGGATGTGGGACATACTATTCCGTGAACTGCACTGGCCCTGCAGACCAGTTCCTCCATCCCTGTACAGGAAAAAGCGTCATCGTCAAGATCGTCGATCACTGTCCGGCGCCAGGTTGCGATGAGACCCTCAATCTATCTCAAGACGCATTCTCTATCATTGCCAACCTCACAGCCAGCAAGATCAAGATTGACTATGAACTGTAGGGCCCATCTATCGtccttcattttttctaaatgatCTTACTATCGTTGGTGTGGTCCTCATAAGATGTCAATGGGTCGGGGATCGATTGGGCTATCTAATGAAGGTATTTTGAACTGTTCAGGCTTAGTACACGGGCCAGGGCCATTCAAAATCCATGCATAATTGCATATGCTTGTTGATCTGAGACCCAAATTCAGTGGGTCACCTATTGGATGTGCAATAGCCCGAAAGCTACGTAGATGGGATGTTGCTAACCATGTAATCGATAATGCTATCACCTAGATCATGATCAGAAGTTATGGGCCACGATCCAAAAGAGtgccattgatcagatgatttGGGTCATTCAATCAGATCATTATATCAATATCTAGACCATGGCCCATTGATCAGTGTGCATGTGTACAAAATAAATCTCGGAGATGGTCTACATACACTATaccgtcatcatcatcattatcaccattgatTAGCTACTGATCTTATGTTGTGAAAATGTAGGGTTGAAATGATAAAGATGGAGTGAGGAGTACAGCAGCAATAATGGTGGTGCAATCAACATATCTCATGTATTTTCTACTTGGCTGTGGCTCATGCTTCATATACGATCATGAGGATCATGTACTTTGCCTCTTATGATGTTAATGCATGGACCCAAATATGATAATATCAAATAAATGCACCATTCTCTCCCTTGTTTACATGATCTTGGTTGgtcatcatcttcatccaatGGTGAAATTGGGCTGGGCTCAAACAGGCATGGCCGTTCAATCCGGCTTTTGGCTGAGGCAAAAGCTTGCAGACTGGGCTTGGAAATGAATGTTGAGGCCCAATAACTACTGATGGTGGATCTCATCTTGGATATTCACAAAGGCCCAACAATACAGATAGACCTGGCCTCAACATTCTAATACCGTTTGAATGGGAACTTTCTTTATAAATGTCGATTAATCATCAAGGGTCCATTTAATGGGCCTTCCATGACTAGAAGAGGAGATAATCTTCTTCTAAAAATAGCTGATGGATGGACCATGAAGGAAGTTTGCTGCTCATTAGCTAATGTTGCTGATGCGGAGGGGTATCTAGCCGTTCAACTAGTGGGTCCTAACCCTAGATGGCCCTTGGTAGGTAGTCACACTGGATGGACGATCCTCGTCACCAGTTTCTATCATCGAATCAGTTTCATCATGACCGTACATTTTGAGGCCCGTGCAAGTGAATAAAACCGTTCATTTAGCTGTGACTTTCGACTGAAAGCCGTCCATGGACAGGATCCACTGTTCCACGTGTCCCGTGAAAGATATTGGGCGACAAAGGCCCATCCGGATCAGACGCGCCAAAGCTAAAACGTCCTCCTAGCAAATGGAATTGGATCTTGTCTCTCGTCTGTCGCGACTAACCAAAATGGGATCAAATCCCACTACCGACAAAGAGACACGTGATGGTAAGATTCTGACCGTCCATCcggtagtgtcacgccccaaaatccgggtacagagtgtgcaccctcaaactCGAGTTTTGGTTCGTAACTTATACACAAAGTATACCAACTTAAttctttaatcagtttaatcgcatgtaatatttacattcaatataaagtccaccataatctcaatcacacatacataatacataaCACCGATCAACTAAGCATTTATAAATCTTAAtaatccttaaaataaaataaaccttaaaattattcatttattataccattatactataatgatatttatttcatGCTAATATTGGTCCCAAGAAATAAAGCTAAATAATTCCTTAAAGTCGCAAAATAAATACCAGTATGTATTATTCGTTAATTAAgctgtgctaacaaaataaaacatataattaaaaattttctaatgcagccacttcatcctcagataagtatggccatgattcaagtgggtcgtgttcaggtacagtagatccttccggttcttgcaccacgtcatctgctaatggttcctctgtatggtttttccatcaataaaaaaatataagctggccaggcttagtgatataacccagcatggttcataatcataataattaaaataatgcaaaaatacatgtacaaagatatgaatgtaaaatggggtatgaatgcatcagatggggtgatcgtccatctgcttaggttggaggtcgtcaacccgcatccacccgttgggtaggcttccacctttcggtaggcttgagCATATctcgcatctggtaacgctctaccaggatcgacatttcttccagggagggcccctaggatcaaccatgcattatgcaatgcaatgaatgagggatgataaGTAAATGCGtatttttcatatttagcatagttgtctcaattaaaatattcacatataaatttatcgtacaatcatcatatcaaaatattcaaaccagtaaataaatcaaacaatcacaatgatttattttaattttaatgaattatgagacaagttgggtcactcacctgagtttggtagtattgactctgcaatgtaattaggttgatttgaatgtcagggtcctatcaattatattaacggtattattattcatatatttgtattacatggtggggcccacctttgattaacatcctagtggtcagatccaaaataattaaataattcaaatttatattctattttttttctccctcataagattttaaaattgaatgataattacttgatcaggGTGGTCCATCGAATGGTcaaatcattcagattcttgaggtcttgtcatgttttacctctatgcatttgaggagtggtgtggatctaaccacacactcacctatggcccatcttgaccttctacgccaagtgatagtaacacttgcgcaaaatatccaagattcctttattaaacacttctaggtctaactaatgtggcccatctgatggttagattgataTGAATATTAGGgcctttgtatattttggccttagggatcatatgatccgtacagaccaAATCTAATTTGATCAGACGCGCACCAACTACAATTACATAATTTTAAGTTCACTTCACCTTTAAAGGGCCTCCACCCATAATCCAATACAATGAACGTGTGaccaatccacaccattcattgcattcaccgaattaatttatattagatatataaaaatactagAATGAGGACGATATATATACCCGATGTAAGCACTCCaaaattttctttctccctttctctgttgTCGCAGGTAGCCTTTTTGTTAATATTTTAGTTTGACTAGAACTCTTTTTATCTTGAGAGATGCGAGGAGTGTTTAGAGGTATATTTAAACTAAACGAGCTAAAGATTTAGATAAGATAGGAGATAaggtagatttaaaataaataaataataataaagataagattaaatatatatatatatatatatatatatatatatattaattaaattATTCATGGCCCTTACATTCTACcccccctaaaagaaaattttcgtcctcgaaatttacctgAAATTACtgctcaaagagatgaggatatttTTCACGAATTTCTCTTTCCTGCTCCCAAGATGCTTCGTCAACTTCATGATGACTCTATAAAACCTTGACTAAATGCACCATCTTAGTGCGTAACACGTGCTCCTTGCGATCCAGTATTCGAACTGGTTTCTCCACGTAAGTTGTATTTTCCTGTAAATCGAGATCTTGCTATTCAATCACATGAGAATCATCCCTCTTGTACTTCCGTAGCATCGATACATGGAAAACATTATGGACATTGGCCAACTGAGGAGGTAATGCAAGTCAATATGCCACTGCTCCAATCCGCTCTAATATTTCAAATGGTCCGATAAAACGTGGTGCGAGTTTTCCCTTAGTACCAAATCGCATCAATCCCTTCATGAGAGAAACCTTCAAAAATACGTGGTCTCCTACTGTGAACTTTAGATCTCGTCTTCGATTGTCGGCATACCTCTTTTGACGACTCTGGGCAGCTTGTAGTCGCTTTCGAATAATTTCAACTTTTTCAGCAGCTTCTTGAACAACATCTGGCCCAATTAAACATTTCTCACCTACCTCGGCCCAACAGTTTGGTGCTCGGCAAGGATGTCCATACAAGACTTCGTACGAAACCATACCAATGCTTGCTTGGtaactattgttgtaggcgaattTGGCATAATGTATGTTATCGTCCCAGCTCCCCTTGAAATCCAGAGCGCATGCACGCAACAGGtcttctaatatttgattcacacgttccgtttgCCCATTAGATTGTGGATGATATGCTGTGCTGTAATCCGTAGTCGTACCCATAGCTTCCTGTAGACTTGTCCAGAATCGCGAAGTAAAACGTGGGTCTCGATCCGATACAATAGAACTAGGGACACATGAAGTCTCACTAtttccttgatgtatagcttggcgAGTTCCTCCATTGAATAATTGATACGGACAGGAATAAAGTGCGCTGACTTGGTCAGTCGATCGACAATTACCCAAATTGAATCGTGCTTCTTTTGTGTCTTAGGAAGACCGACTATAAAGTCCATATAAAtacaatcccacttccactcgggTACTTTCAGAGGCTGCAATAATCCTGATGGGTTCTGATGATCTGCCTTTACCTGTTGACACACAAAACATCTCGACACATGATCAGCAATTTCTCTCTTCATATTCGGCCACCAAAATGATCGTTTCACACtatgatacatctttgtgcttcCCGGATGAATTGTAAACTTAGTTCGGTGTGCATCATTTAGAATATCGTCTTTTAGATATGGAATATTAGGCACACAGAGTCGACCTTGATACCGAATTCCCTTATCATCCCCCATACTCCAATCTGAAGTCTTATCATTTTGATACTTGGCTATCATTTTTAAAAACCACTCATCATTCATTTGAGCTTCAATTATTCACTCCACAAGAGTCCGTTTTACCATAATGTTACATATGcaaatcttcttttcttaaaaatTCAATCGAATATCAAACTCTCTAATGAAATTCAACATTTTCCATTCGTGTACCATTAAGCTGGCTACACTCTTTTGTTTATATTCTTTTCTACTCAAAGCATCAGCAACCAGATTAGCCTTACCCGGATGATAGAACAACGAGAAATCATAATCCTTAAGAAATTCCATCAAtcttctctgcctcatgttcaagtcCTTCTGAAAGAATAGATACCTCAAACTCTTGTGATCTGTATAAAGCTCGAACTGTTCGCCATATAAGTAATGCTGCCAAATCTTCAATGCAAATACAATAGCACCCAACTCTAGGTCATGAGTTGGATAATTACGCTCATGGAGTTTAAGCTGCCTTGATGCATATGCGATCACCTTGCCCCCTTGCATTAATACACAACCTAGACCTTTAGTTGATGCATCAGTGTAAACTTAAAATACCAACCCATCCTTCGGGAGGGTTAGAATGGGAGTTGAGGTTAAGAGTTGCTTCAGTTCAGCAAAAGCTTCTTCACACTTTTCAGTCCACTTGAAGGGCACTCCTTTTCGAGTTAAACTCGTTAGTGCTCCGACAATCTTCAAAATCCTTAATAAACCTTCTATAATACCCAACGAGCCCAAGAAAGCTTTTAACTTCTGACACACTTGCGGGTTGTTCCCACTTCACTACAGCTTCGATCTTCATAGGGTCAACCGCAATACCTTTTTCTGAAACAATATGCCCAAGAAATTTAACACTCTCTTTTCAGAACTCACACTTAGAAAACTTAGCATATAACTGGTTATCTTTTAAAGTCTGCAACGCCGTCCTTAGATATAGCTCATGCTCTTCATTGGTCTTCGAGcaaatcagaatgtcatcaatgaacacgATGATAAAGTTATCCAGATAAAGCTGGAATAccctattcatcaggtccataaatactgcaggtgcattggtcaaCCCGAACGGCATGACCAAGAATTCATAATGACCATAACGTATTCTAAAAGCAGTTTTACAGATATCCTCTTCTTTAACACGTAATTGGTGGTAACCTGATCTCAAATCGATCTTAAAAAAATATCGAgctcctttcaactgatcaaacaaatcatctatacgGGGTAATGGATACTTGTTTTTAATCGTCATCTGATTTAAGcgacgataatcaatacacaaccgtcGAGTGCCATCCTTTTTATTTACAAAAAGTACTGGCGTACCCCAAGGAGAAGTACTTAGTCGAATAAATCCTCGGGACCTCAAATCTTCCAGCTGCTCCTTCAGTTCCTTCAATTCAATAAGCGTCATTCGATATGGAGACATAAATATTGGTGCCGATCCTGGTAAGAGATTGATACTAAAATCCACTTCTCGCCGAGGTGGTAGTCCTGGTATATCTTGAAAAACTTTAGGATATTCctgcacaactggaatcaaatcCACTGTTTTTTCTTGTTTCTCATTACCAATCAATGTCATAACACGCTcgatcttctcattcttcttcttcccttgaaTCATAATTGGTTCTCTTCCTAGCGCTGCAAAAGTAACTGTCTTCGCATAACA is a genomic window containing:
- the LOC131256134 gene encoding EG45-like domain containing protein; the encoded protein is MEKGFVVVMVMILGFISVVTAVSGTARYYDPPYTPSACYGFEDQGVLIAGATDVIYDNGAGCGTYYSVNCTGPADQFLHPCTGKSVIVKIVDHCPAPGCDETLNLSQDAFSIIANLTASKIKIDYELVEMIKME